The nucleotide window GCAGTATTTCCGGGTTCGTTGGAGATATAGGCCGGGTGACCGGTTTCTAGTCGGAGAAGAAGAAAGCGAGGGCTACGACCGCGTAGACGCCGCAGAGCATGGCTCCTTCGAGCCAGTTGGAGCGGCCGTCGAGGGAGATGATGGCGGCGACTATCGCGGCTGCGGCGAGGGACCCTAGTTCGAGGGCGCTGAAGGTCAGGTGCAGGGGGTGGCCGAGGAGGGGGCCCAGGAAGACCAGGACGGGGGTGACGAGCAGCGCCACCTGCAGGGATGAGCCGACCGAGGTGAACATCGAGAATTCTATCTTGTTCTCGTAGGCCAGCTTCACGCCGACGACGTGTTCGGCCACGTTGCCGATGATCGGGACCAGGATCACGCCGATGAAGAGCTCTGAGATTCCGATCTCCTTGACCAGGGGTTCTATGGCGCCGACGAAGATCTCCGAGATCCAGGAGACCGCTCCCGTGGAGAGGGCGAGGAGACCGGCGGAGGCTCTGGGGCCGAAGGCCGGGGGCTCTCCGGCTCCGGAGGGGGCTTCGGGTTCGGTGAAGTAGAAGACGAGGCTCAGGATGTAGAGGACGACGAGCACCACCGCGACGCCGATGCTCAGGTATTCGGTCGCCAGGCTGCCCTCCCGGGGTCCGGTGTTCGCGAAGATGGTGGGGATGGAGAGACCTATGGCGACGATGACGAGCATCGCGCTGTTCGCCCCGGCCACGGTCTGGGAGAACTTCTGGGGGCCGTTCTTGAGGCCGCCGAAGAGCACGCTCATGCCCAGGACGAGGAGCACGTTCCCTATGACCGAGCCGATGATCGAGGCCTTCACCACGGTGGTGAGCCCGGCCGAGAGGGCGAAGATCGTGATGATCAGCTCCGCGGCGTTGCCGAAGGTCGCGTTCAGGATGCCACCGATGCGCGGGCCGGTATGCGCGCCCAGGCTGTCGGTCGCCTGTCCAAGCACCCAGGCGAGCCCGACGAGCGCGAGCGCGCTCACGGTGAAGACGAGGATGGTCGGGGCGTTCGTGAGCGCGCTCACCACCGCGGCCGCGGAGAACAGGCCGGTGACGATG belongs to Rubrobacter naiadicus and includes:
- the cax gene encoding calcium/proton exchanger → MGNDVQMIVDHRGAFLLSCTNDSGPYLIRCRREGHLKERSAALRTLAYIVTGLFSAAAVVSALTNAPTILVFTVSALALVGLAWVLGQATDSLGAHTGPRIGGILNATFGNAAELIITIFALSAGLTTVVKASIIGSVIGNVLLVLGMSVLFGGLKNGPQKFSQTVAGANSAMLVIVAIGLSIPTIFANTGPREGSLATEYLSIGVAVVLVVLYILSLVFYFTEPEAPSGAGEPPAFGPRASAGLLALSTGAVSWISEIFVGAIEPLVKEIGISELFIGVILVPIIGNVAEHVVGVKLAYENKIEFSMFTSVGSSLQVALLVTPVLVFLGPLLGHPLHLTFSALELGSLAAAAIVAAIISLDGRSNWLEGAMLCGVYAVVALAFFFSD